From the genome of Triticum aestivum cultivar Chinese Spring chromosome 1A, IWGSC CS RefSeq v2.1, whole genome shotgun sequence:
NNNNNNNNNNNNNNNNNNNNNNNNNNNNNNNNNNNNNNNNNNNNNNNNNNNNNNNNNNNNNNNNNNNNNNNNNNNNNNNNNNNNNNNNNNNNNNNNNNNNNNNNNNNNNNNNNNNNNNNNNNNNNNNNNNNNNNNNNNNNNNNNNNNNNNNNNNNNNNNNNNNNNNNNNNNNNNNNNNNNNNNNNNNNNNNNNNNNNNNNNNNNNNNNNNNNNNNNNNNNNNNNNNNNNNNNNNNNNNNNNNNNNNNNNNNNNNNNNNNNNNNNNNNNNNGCCATCAATCGTTTgctaatactcccttcgtcccgaaTTACTTATCTCGATCTAGAACTAAAAATACGTCTAAATACATCCATTCTTATCACAAGTAATTCGGGACAAAGGGAGTCCTATTAAACATCAGTATGGGCGATACATAGGCGTAACCTAAATATCTTGCCTCGGGAGTCGGGAGGGCCAGTCCGCAGGTTGGTCGTGGGCCTACGAAAAAATACCGCGAAATAAGCCCGCCGGTAAAGCCCACGAGGAATCATAAAAAAGGAAAGCCCAGGAGGACGAAATCTGGCCCGCCTCATCAGAAAAAAGAGGGAGGGcgaaatccccactctctctcacGATCCCCGCCGCTGCCTCTCTTCCTCGCCGCCACACCGCCGATGCCCGACGCCGATGGGGTGGAGGGCGCCCGAAAGCTGGCGCGCGGGGCCTTCGCGAAGCTCTCCCAGTACGATCCCgccgcgtcctcctcgccgccctccgcTCCCACGGCTGACCTTCCGCAGCTCCTCAGCTGCTGCTTCCAGCTGCTGCGTCGCCTGGACCACGCCGACCCCGGCCTGGCGGCCAGATGCGTCAGCCTCCTCCGCGCCTTCATCCACAGCATCCCCTCCCGTGACCCCGACGCCTCCTTGGCCCCCGCCCTCGAGGTACCCCGATCAATTACCCCCGCACCCACCCTTAGTTGCTTCAGTCCACCAAAAATGTAGAGCATGATTGGTTTGGTACAAAAAATTTTGGCATGTCAATGTTTGGCATTGTGCCAAACATTGGCCACTAGTTGGTTGGTTTCAGAGTTATTTTTGCCAATCTCACATAAAGTTGGCATTTTTTATTGGCAAATCTAGGCATTGCCAGCATTTGGCTAGCCAAACATTGGTAGCAAACCAACCATGCTCGTAATGCCCAGGGACGAGCTGTAGGAACTTGTTTCACTGAGATGGGCCAATCACTGGTTGCTTGTGATTTTGTCCCCCACCTGTATATATTACTCAGAGATTGCAATCCATCGTTAGAAGCAGAATTACAAGATCACTGATTTAGAAATTGATTAGGCATCTGGTTCTTGCAGGTGTGCCTTCAGAATTTTGTGGATATAAGCCAACTGAGGAATTGCACCATGCTCAATGATGCCATACAGGAAGAACCAAGGGTCTCTACCATGGCAAAATCATGCCAGTATGAGCTCCGTGTCAGGCTGGAGCTCATGTCCCACCATTTCATTTCATCGGTGCAAGATGAGGCGGAATTTGAGCAGTTCTTTAGTGCGCTCTCTTGGTCTGAGAAGGCGACGCAGCGCACTCCAGAACTTGGCTTGGCTGGAGCTATCTCCCTAGTCCGAAAGAGCTACTGGTTTTCTATGCCTGTTATTGCACAAGCTCATTTTGTATTGCTTGCATCCAGATGCGTTGGCAATGGGGATCTGAACCTGCATTTGCAAGTGTTTGAGAATGCCATGCATGCTTATTTGATATACTTGCCAGATTTGGGTGTTTTTCACAGAACTAATGCTGCGAAGAGCCTGTTCAGTCGCTTCGCCCACATGAAACTTCTTAAATCTTGTATCCAAGACGCAACTAATCAGAAGCTAAACTGTCAGGTCAATAGGCTGCTTTTGTTCTGCAAGGTGCACTGTGATGATGGCCGGCATGTCAAAGAGAGGAATGCCTTCGATATTTTTGTGAGCTTCATTGAGGAGAACCAGCATATCTTTCCGGAACAATCAAGGCAGGAAGCTGTTATTGTTGTGAAGAAAATAGTGTCAAATATCCTGGGTTGTGCTAAGCAGAAGGAGACACATGAATCGGATGCTAACGTTTCAGAGGAGATGATCTACCTTGCTGCTGTACTTAGGCTAATGGGTTCCTCTTTTCTAGAGGTTCTTCGCTCTATTAGGGAAATGAGGGCTGCAGGTGACAGGCATCATGAAAATCATATATTACTTCGCATATCTGAAACCATCGGCTTACTTGGGCAATATGAAGCTAATGGACTTAACATACATGACTTATTTGGTATGGCTGAGAAGTCTGTTGACAAGGAAACCACCTCAGTGCTGATGCTTTTTCATTTTGCTAGCCTATTTGCCTTATGTTTAAGAATGAGGTTTGGTTTTCTGTGGAAAGCTTGCATTGTCATGATCATGATGGCCATGAATCTTGTGATTGATGAAGATAGAAGTCTGAGTGCATTTCAGTTTCTTATTGCTTCAAAAGAGCTTGCAATCTATTCAATTGACCAAGAGGATAGTTTGAAGGTGTTACACTTTTAGCTGCTTAATGTTTTGATCT
Proteins encoded in this window:
- the LOC123064689 gene encoding uncharacterized protein translates to MPDADGVEGARKLARGAFAKLSQYDPAASSSPPSAPTADLPQLLSCCFQLLRRLDHADPGLAARCVSLLRAFIHSIPSRDPDASLAPALEVCLQNFVDISQLRNCTMLNDAIQEEPRVSTMAKSCQYELRVRLELMSHHFISSVQDEAEFEQFFSALSWSEKATQRTPELGLAGAISLVRKSYWFSMPVIAQAHFVLLASRCVGNGDLNLHLQVFENAMHAYLIYLPDLGVFHRTNAAKSLFSRFAHMKLLKSCIQDATNQKLNCQVNRLLLFCKVHCDDGRHVKERNAFDIFVSFIEENQHIFPEQSRQEAVIVVKKIVSNILGCAKQKETHESDANVSEEMIYLAAVLRLMGSSFLEVLRSIREMRAAGDRHHENHILLRISETIGLLGQYEANGLNIHDLFGMAEKSVDKETTSVLMLFHFASLFALCLRMRFGFLWKACIVMIMMAMNLVIDEDRSLSAFQFLIASKELAIYSIDQEDSLKGSACRKSSTSIALQYTNVHKRCIQDEAEPDCVEDSRGKTVDGTAFFESILGNKNSSEWGDLVDYVECEDGMDYASWLTQHRKFKEFRDAKWMSSKRPSADMSEIKREYGASKSKRLKKKASR